Proteins from one Cicer arietinum cultivar CDC Frontier isolate Library 1 chromosome 3, Cicar.CDCFrontier_v2.0, whole genome shotgun sequence genomic window:
- the LOC101509493 gene encoding LOW QUALITY PROTEIN: small ribosomal subunit protein uS14m (The sequence of the model RefSeq protein was modified relative to this genomic sequence to represent the inferred CDS: deleted 2 bases in 1 codon; substituted 2 bases at 2 genomic stop codons) — MREKLSKMSEKLNIXHHKRRLLAAKYELRRKLYKAFCKDSDLPSDMRDKLRYKLSKLPRNSSFARVRNXCISTGRPRSVYEFFRISRIVFRGLASRGPLMGIKKSSW, encoded by the exons ATGAGGGAGAAACTCAGTAAG ATGTCGGAGAAGCTAAATATATGACATCACAAACGCAGATTGCTCGCGGCTAAATATGAATTGAGACGAAAGCTTTATAAAGCCTTTTGTAAAGATTCCGATCTTCCTAGTGATATGCGGGACAAACTTCGTTATAAGTTGTCCAAGTTGCCAAGAAATAGTTCCTTTGCACGAGTAAGAAACTGATGTATTTCCACGGGTCGCCCTCGTTCCGTATATGAGTTCTTTCGAATTTCTCGTATCGTTTTTCGTGGATTAGCATCTCGAGGTCCTTTGATGGGCATAAAGAAATCGTCTTGGTAG